One genomic segment of Candidatus Cloacimonadota bacterium includes these proteins:
- a CDS encoding T9SS type A sorting domain-containing protein, whose translation MKTKLVLCLLLLGTALLGAQGLNPYLNLIHSSRCADGNLRLRWTDPTGLGLDTQCWYSPDGAVWQQASSGIYSDQQMQALIPYEFGQNLRYRLRTELSLMNENLVYMHTPYLNADLFPPQLGQLGQIGTDAAGDSITIYMPHLDLTESWFGATQTKLYSALANVTNSFPTLNSIFSYNVYLTTISNPDTIMDSLSYAMVYSFYVTDLIQPGLYKLRMSDTGIPSFTRIGNVQSMVMDGKLFLSCNLADLTNDPDFGAWPNSVNALVAASVTMNISVNPSTQEFSFGIGDYSTPGILFFEDHNYQVAQNTLPVCSDIWFDTTKFRFNYNDAEGDFPLVMELELPDSQILEPMPQSYNYSQPVIYSVQLPYLPDSVTLRYSDNAIDVVEDFHILVSADDPVQVPAAKFSCRLPNPLRGGEPVTISLSGLTKDALSVRVYNLRGQKLGTLFEGNSAQTNLDLPWNGTMNGIGLDSGVYFLRITQGGRTANQRFVITK comes from the coding sequence ATGAAAACCAAACTCGTTCTTTGCCTGCTGTTGCTCGGGACCGCCCTGCTGGGCGCCCAAGGCTTGAACCCTTATCTAAACCTTATCCACAGTTCACGTTGCGCGGATGGCAATCTGCGCCTGCGCTGGACCGATCCCACCGGTCTGGGCTTGGACACCCAGTGCTGGTACAGCCCCGATGGCGCCGTCTGGCAACAAGCCTCCAGCGGAATATACAGCGATCAGCAAATGCAGGCCCTGATTCCCTACGAATTTGGGCAAAACCTGCGTTACCGCCTGCGAACGGAGCTGAGTCTCATGAACGAGAACCTGGTTTACATGCACACACCGTATCTTAATGCCGATCTCTTTCCCCCTCAATTGGGGCAGTTGGGCCAAATCGGCACTGACGCGGCGGGGGATTCCATCACCATATATATGCCCCACCTCGACCTCACGGAAAGTTGGTTTGGCGCCACCCAAACCAAACTCTACTCGGCTTTAGCCAATGTTACGAACAGCTTTCCAACCCTCAACAGCATTTTTTCCTACAATGTTTACCTGACCACCATTTCCAACCCGGATACGATTATGGACTCACTTTCCTACGCTATGGTCTATTCCTTTTACGTGACTGACTTGATCCAGCCTGGACTCTACAAATTAAGGATGAGCGACACCGGCATTCCCTCTTTCACCCGCATCGGCAACGTCCAGAGCATGGTGATGGACGGAAAGCTTTTTCTGAGCTGCAATCTGGCCGACCTGACCAATGACCCTGATTTTGGCGCCTGGCCCAATTCCGTGAATGCCCTCGTGGCTGCCAGCGTCACCATGAACATTTCCGTGAATCCAAGCACTCAGGAATTCAGCTTCGGCATAGGCGATTACAGCACTCCCGGCATCCTCTTCTTCGAAGACCATAACTATCAGGTGGCGCAAAATACCCTGCCTGTCTGCAGCGATATCTGGTTTGACACGACTAAGTTCAGATTCAATTATAACGACGCGGAAGGCGATTTTCCCCTAGTGATGGAGCTGGAGCTTCCCGACAGCCAAATCCTCGAGCCCATGCCTCAAAGCTACAACTACAGCCAGCCTGTCATATACTCTGTCCAGCTTCCCTATCTTCCTGATTCTGTAACGCTTCGCTACAGCGACAACGCCATCGACGTGGTGGAGGATTTCCACATCCTGGTAAGCGCTGATGACCCCGTCCAGGTCCCCGCTGCTAAATTCAGTTGCCGCCTCCCCAATCCGCTCCGGGGCGGAGAGCCGGTAACGATCAGCCTTTCAGGGCTCACCAAGGACGCGCTTAGCGTTCGGGTTTACAATCTGCGCGGCCAGAAACTGGGCACCCTCTTTGAAGGAAACAGCGCGCAAACCAATCTGGACTTGCCCTGG